Within Sardina pilchardus chromosome 21, fSarPil1.1, whole genome shotgun sequence, the genomic segment CTCTGGCAGTGTGGCGTAGTTCATTTGCCTCACAATTTCCGCAAACAGCTCGTCCACCATGGTCTTGCTCTTGGCTGATGTCTCAATGAAGGGGCAGCCCCACTCCTGAGCTAGTGCACGGCCATCAGAGCCCGGCACCTCTCGCTCCGACTCCAGATCCACTTTATTGCCCACAAGGATGAGCGGGACTTTTTCAAAGCGCTTCACCCTCACAATCTGATCCCTCATGGGTCTGATGTCCTGGGGGGGGGTGCAAAGGTCAAAATCATGTACAGAAGAAGGGCACCAAGTCGATGGATTGACAAGTAGTAGGTAGTGACAGCATGTCCATGAGAAagagcaaataaaacaaaactaatGAAACTTTAGTCATGAAAGGACAAGTAGAAAACACCTTGAAACATTTATCAATTAGATGGTGAAGGGTACAATCATTACACTGTGAGGACTTCATGAAGTATTACCTGAAATGACTGTTGGTTGACCAAACTGTAAACTAGGATGAAGCCTTGGCCGTTTTTTATATACAGGTCTCTCATCGATGCGAACTGCTCGGTTCCTGCGGTGTCCAGAATTTCCAACACTGACGGAGACGAATCCACTTCAATCTCTTTCCGATAGAAATCCTCTATAGTCGGGTCATATTTCTCAATGAATGTGCCGGTGACAAACTGGACGGTAAGCGCGGACTTACCGACGCCACCACTGCCCAGCACAACCACTTTGTACTCCTTCATTGGGGTGTAGCTATGTGCCTGACCCAAC encodes:
- the rap2c gene encoding ras-related protein Rap-2c; the protein is MKEYKVVVLGSGGVGKSALTVQFVTGTFIEKYDPTIEDFYRKEIEVDSSPSVLEILDTAGTEQFASMRDLYIKNGQGFILVYSLVNQQSFQDIRPMRDQIVRVKRFEKVPLILVGNKVDLESEREVPGSDGRALAQEWGCPFIETSAKSKTMVDELFAEIVRQMNYATLPEKQEQCCTACVVQ